Sequence from the Macaca fascicularis isolate 582-1 chromosome 16, T2T-MFA8v1.1 genome:
aaagtgcggggattacaggcatgagccaccacgctgagcctacacctggctaattttaaaaatacttttttaggctgggcatggtggctcacacttgtaatcccagcactttgggaggctgaggtgggcggatcatgaggtcaggaggtcgagaccatcctggttaacacagtgaaaccccgtctctactaaaaatacaaaaaattagccgggtgtggtggcgggcgcctgtagtcccagctacttgggaggctgaggaaggagaatggcatgaacccgggaggcggagcttgaagtaagctgagattgtgccactgcactccagcctgggcgacagagcgagactccgtctgaaaaaaaaaaacaaacatatatatatatgtatctctttATAGAGAtcgggtctcattatgttgctaaggcagatctcaaactcatgggctcaggcgatcctcccacctcggcctcccaaaggacagggattacaggcatgagccactgtgcccagtgctactttttttaagagaaactGGAATATCTGTAGTCCTGtataacctcttttttttttttttttgagacagagtctcgctctgtcgcccaggctggagtgcagtggtgcaatcttggctcactgcaacctccgcctcctgggttcaagtgattctcctgcctcagcctcccgagtagctgggattacaggcgtgcactaccacgcccagctaattttgtatttttagtagagatggggtttctgcatgttggtcaggctggtcttgaactcccgacctcaggtgatccgcccacctcagccacccaaagtgctaggattataggcgtgagccaccgcacccggccctatcTCATTTTTAATATTGGAACTAgctcatattttgaaaataatgctGTGAGAGCCAAAGAGCACATATCTGGAGCTATCCGTTTGTTTCCTGTGTGGGCTGTGGGATGAGGTGagcctctccagcctgggctcatGGTGGGCGGCCTAAGAAATCGTGGGTTGCTCAAATTCCAAGCAGCATCTCAAACCTACCCCTCTCTAGGTAACATTGCTCTTAAGGTCTTCAGCAGAGACCCAGGGGCTGAGACAGAAGACCTCACAATATCACTAAGCTATCTTCAGGCAAAATCCTGCAACCTGTCTCTTGCTATAGACGCTAAGATCCTGCCTGGTCTTGCCTTCATGTCCTAGGCTGGAGCTGGGTCCCTTGCCCATCCCCTCTGCTCCCCCATCTCTACCTGCCTCCAGGTCCTGGGGAGAAAGTAGGATCTCATCTGCCCAGCCCAATGGGCACTGCGGTTCATCTCATGCCTGCTGGGTTCGACAGCCCTCAGGTGGCTCCCCTCACAGAGGGGGAAGTTGGGGAAGGCTTGGAAAAGGGAATAGCGTCGGAGGTAACCACGCTTGGTTAAAAAGTCCAGAAATCCAGAGCCAACCAGGCCAGCTGGTGGCTGCTGACCCCAAGGCAGGAAGCCAAGGGGCCCAGGTCCTCCCTGAGTGGTGAGTGGCAATGCCCACCCCAGACAGGCCTGGGCCCTGGGCCAGGGTCAGTGGAACGTGTCTGACCTGGACTGGAAACTGTGCCTCATGAGGcttggggttgggggtgaggccTCTGGCACTGGAGAGGGTCCCAGAGGGTCAGGCTCTGAGGGGTAGGGGGGCAATATGGAAGGTCTCAAGTCCAGGGGCGCAGTCCCTGTCTCCATGGTCCCCACACTGGCTGGGCAGTGAACTTCAGCAAGCGTAGTATCCTGGAGGCTGGGTGATGGTCTGGACGcacaaggagagaggcctggtgGCCTCAGCTGTGGACAAGGAGGGTCTGGGGTCCAAGCGGAGCCTGCTGGGTGGCCTGGTGGACCCAGCCTGGCCTGCAGCAGGGCCATGATGTGCCGCAGCTCCCGGCTAAGCTGAGACACCTCCTGATTGAGACGAGAGATCTGTTGAAAACACATCGAGTTGTTTCACAGGCGCCACGGTAATAACCAGGTGCACCCCCCTCTCCAGTTTACAAAGCTCCTTCACAGTCACTTTCTGCTCATGGCCACCCTGGGAGAAAGGCAGGATGAGGGTTATTTTTGCCCAGATGGAAAATGCCCCAGTCTCTTTCCAGAAAGGATTTGGGGCAGCAGATATTGTATTcttcccctacacacacacatgcgcgagCTTTCCCAAGATGTGGAAAAATGTGCTCAAAGAGGCCACACATCTGTGAAGTGACAACCTTATTCTCAGCTGATCCTATCGCAGGCTCAAGGGTCTCTATCTGTGCTTTTCAAACTTCAGTGAGTATagaatcaactttttaaaatgcacatttctgggccccaccccagacattCCCAATCCTAAGAGGCCCAGAAATCTGCACTCAATAGGTTgtcaggtagttctttttttttcttttcttttcttttttttttgagatggaggttcactctgttgcccaggctggagtgcagtggcacgatctcggctcactgcaacctccgcctcccaggttcaagcgattctcctgcctcagcctcctgagtcgctgggactataggcatgtgccacctcgcccggctaattttttgtatttttagtagaaacggggtttcaccgtgttagccaggatggtctcgatctcctgacctcgtgatccaaccacctcaacctcccaaagtgctgggattacaggcgtgagccaccccacccggcctaTCAGGTAGTTCTGATAGATACTTGTTTGGGAACCACTGGCCTAGAACTGAAGGATGCCCGAGGCCTTGAGTGGACTTGCCCTCAAGCTTGCTGAACAAGCACCAGCCCCGCCCAGGCCCCAGGGCCTGAACCAGCCCAGGCGCCGCCCCTCTGGGATGCCCCATGTTTATCAGAACACAGGGAAAGCCAGTTCCCAGGGGCTGGGCCTGGTTGCTCTGTGGTGACAACTCTGAGATCCcttggggaggaggcagaggctgcgccTCAGCATATAGGATCTAGGTTCTTCCTGGACAGGATTCAGACGTCTAGATCCAGGTCCCCCAGGCCTGAAGGCCTCTCAGCCTCCCTGTCCCCTGCCCCTGCATCTGCTTACACTCATTCCCCACTGCTGGGGTAAGGGAaagaggtggggcctgggcaagagagagtcCCACAGTGGTGGAGGGAGAAGAGATCCTCTTATCAGGCTGGGAAACCTGAGCCAGTCGGGGAGGAAGGGAACCAACTGGTACCGAGTGCCTACGACATGCCAGGGACTGGACCAGGCACATTTACACTCTCATTGCATCCTCAAAACTCTGGGAAGCACATATTACTATTTCCCCATTTTCGATGAGGAAGTTTAAGTTCAGAGCAGCTgtgggacttgcccaaggtcatctagctagcatgaattttttttttttttctgagacagagtcttgccctgtcgcccaggctggagtgcaatggcgcgattttggttcactgcaacctccgcttcccaggttcaagcgattctcctgcctcagcctcccaagtagctgggactacaggcatctggctaatttttgtatttttagtagagacagggtttcatcatgttggccaggctggtcccaaactcctgacctcaagtgagccactgCGTCGGGCCTGAAATGCTGTTATATCAGGCGCATCTCAGAGCCAACCCCAACCCACCTCCTGGTTCAGCCGGCAAACCTTCTCCTTCACCTCCTCAGCCTCACTGGCCGATTCTGGGCTGGGCCTGGTCCCTGCAGGGTGAAGGGATGCAGGTGAGTTCATGGAGCATTAATACCTGAGCCTATAACTTGGGCTGGAACCCTCCTGTCATTGGGCAGGCGAAGAGCAGGGGGAGAAAAAGCTCTAGGGTCTGTGAGATGGGAAACCTAAACTCCTTAGCCTGGTTTTGAGGCCCCTGTGTAACTCTCCAGTCTCATCCCGCGCCTCGCCCTGTCTTGGTACGGAGCTTCTCTGTGGTGTCTAAACACAACATCCTCTGGTTTTCATGCCTTTCaaaagctgttttttgttttttttttttttttgtctgagatggagtctcactctgttgcccagggtggagtgcagtggtgtgctgtcagctcactgcaacctctgtctcccaggttcaagtgattctcctgcctcagccttccgaggaactgggattacaggtgtgcaccaccacacctgactaatttttgtattttcagtagagatggggtttcgccatattggccaggctggtctcgaactcctgacctcaggtgatccaccctcatcagcctcccaaagtgctaggattacaggcatgagccaccatgcccagctcaataACCGTTTTGCTCCATCCTTCAAGATCCCACCCTTTAAGCAGCAACCCAAGCATCCCCTCCTCTAGAAGGAAGTCCAGTGGGCACCTTCCTCTTCTACCAGAGTCCAGTTCTTGTCTGTCATGGTATTTAGCATCTGGAATTGTTTATCTGTGTACAGAGGTGTCTCCCTGCTAGACTCACTCCAAGAGCATGGGCCAGGTCTGTTTTATCTCTGTATTCCCAGTATGGCACCTGGTACGTGGTAGGCCCCTACTACATAtgggatggatggacaggtggatgggcagatggatgaTGGGGTTGAAGTCCACTGTTGGCCCTTACCTGTAGGGGGCACCTGGGAGCGGGGCCTTGGTGGCTCAGGCCTCCTGCTGAACCGGAATGAAGGGGCCTCAGCTGTGCTGCCAGAGTCCTCAATGCCATCCACTATCCTGGGGACAGGGTAGCGCTCATCAGCACCATGGGGTGAGGGTAAGGGCCAGAGCAGAGCAGACAGAGGGGAACTGGGGGCAGCAGTgccagggggcggagcaagaGCGGCGGTCAAAGTGGGTTGGGGTTGCAGGCTGTGGTTGGAAGGGTGCGGTGGGCACACGGGCAGAGACAGGATGAAGCACTGTTTGGATAGAGCCCAGAGAAGGTTCTGGAAGCCAGTAGGGgtttggggaagggagaggaggctAGCATCTCACCGGGGACTGAGGTCCGGAGGTCCAAAGGTTCCCAGTGGGGGAATGAGAAGCTGAGGGGGCTTCCAGGCAGCAGAGCACCTGGGGGGGCTGTGAGGGGAGgcgctgtggccctggccagccAGGGCAGGGGACAGGGACGGGGAtaaggaaggagaggagacaaGGGCTGAGAATGGGGGCAGCTCCTCGCCCAAAAGGCTGACCAGGGAGCCCCGAGGCCGTGCTGGACTGAGGTTGGGCAGCAGGAGGGGCCGTCGGGGCCTGGGACCACCCCCAGGCTCCGTGCCACTCTCGGCCTCTGTGATGGATGGCAGCGTCTTGTCTGAGGAGGAGCCGAGGCTTTCTGAGCGGGGCTGCGGGCAGAGGGGGCAGCTGATGTCGCACGACAGTGACCACAGACCCCTTCATTAAGTAAGAGCCTTCACCG
This genomic interval carries:
- the KCNH4 gene encoding voltage-gated delayed rectifier potassium channel KCNH4 isoform X9 gives rise to the protein MLIGALMHAVVFGNVTAIIQRMYSRRSLYHSRMKDLKDFISVHRLPRPLKQRMLEYFQTTWAVNSGIDANELLRDFPDELRADIAMHLNREILQLPLFGAASRGCLRALSLHIKTSFCAPGEYLLRRGDALQAHYYVCSGSLEVLRDNMVLAILGKGDLIGADIPEPGQEAGLGADPSFVLKTSADVKALTYCGLQQLSSQGLAEVLRLYPEYGAAFRAGLPRDLTFNLRQGSDTSGLSRFSRSPRLSQPRSESLGSSSDKTLPSITEAESGTEPGGGPRPRRPLLLPNLSPARPRGSLVSLLGEELPPFSALVSSPSLSPSLSPALAGQGHSASPHSPPRCSAAWKPPQLLIPPLGTFGPPDLSPRIVDGIEDSGSTAEAPSFRFSRRPEPPRPRSQVPPTGTRPSPESASEAEEVKEKVCRLNQEISRLNQEVSQLSRELRHIMALLQARLGPPGHPAGSAWTPDPPCPQLRPPGLSPCASRPSPSLQDTTLAEVHCPASVGTMETGTAPLDLRPSILPPYPSEPDPLGPSPVPEASPPTPSLMRHSFQSRSDTFH
- the KCNH4 gene encoding voltage-gated delayed rectifier potassium channel KCNH4 isoform X10, with the protein product MHAVVFGNVTAIIQRMYSRRSLYHSRMKDLKDFISVHRLPRPLKQRMLEYFQTTWAVNSGIDANELLRDFPDELRADIAMHLNREILQLPLFGAASRGCLRALSLHIKTSFCAPGEYLLRRGDALQAHYYVCSGSLEVLRDNMVLAILGKGDLIGADIPEPGQEAGLGADPSFVLKTSADVKALTYCGLQQLSSQGLAEVLRLYPEYGAAFRAGLPRDLTFNLRQGSDTSGLSRFSRSPRLSQPRSESLGSSSDKTLPSITEAESGTEPGGGPRPRRPLLLPNLSPARPRGSLVSLLGEELPPFSALVSSPSLSPSLSPALAGQGHSASPHSPPRCSAAWKPPQLLIPPLGTFGPPDLSPRIVDGIEDSGSTAEAPSFRFSRRPEPPRPRSQVPPTGTRPSPESASEAEEVKEKVCRLNQEISRLNQEVSQLSRELRHIMALLQARLGPPGHPAGSAWTPDPPCPQLRPPGLSPCASRPSPSLQDTTLAEVHCPASVGTMETGTAPLDLRPSILPPYPSEPDPLGPSPVPEASPPTPSLMRHSFQSRSDTFH